Proteins encoded together in one Electrophorus electricus isolate fEleEle1 chromosome 9, fEleEle1.pri, whole genome shotgun sequence window:
- the gal3st1a gene encoding galactosylceramide sulfotransferase isoform X1 → MPTHDEGVMVGKQWRSVCKGLVLGTVLASCMILFYCLSAPEVQISFPEVPVPYSCARRPSPDRASRAGRGWAGCVPKVDVMFMKTHKTASSTILNILFRFGEKHRVRFAFPSMRNDFSYPSPFHHSQVQGYSPGACFNIICNHMRFNEAEVAKVLPADAAYVTVLREPADLFESSFHYFGRLIPFTWKISGDDKLAEFLRDPELYYDPEGFNSFYLKNLLFFDLGQDNNLPPNDPRVEAAIRAIARRFQLVMLVEHFEESLILLKDALCWDMEDLLFFKLNARKGSTVSKLTPELRAKALDWNAIDWKLYQHFNTSFWRKVEVYGWERMERDVAELRRRNVEMAAICIEGGHAVDAGSIHETAMQPWQPIGEKSILGYNLKKNVDKAHRKLCRKMLTPELQYLTDLGVNLWITKLWGHIRDILHW, encoded by the exons ATGCCCACGCATGATGAAG GTGTGATGGTGGGGAAGCAGTGGCGGTCTGTGTGTAAGGGCCTGGTCCTGGGGACAGTGCTAGCTAGCTGCATGATCCTGTTCTACTGCCTGTCTGCTCCGGAGGTGCAGATCAGCTTCCCTGA agttCCCGTGCCTTACTCTTGTGCCCGCCGGCCGTCTCCTGACCGTGCCTCCAGGGCGGGGCGGGGTTGGGCTGGCTGCGTGCCAAAGGTGGACGTCATGTTCATGAAGACGCACAAGACGGCCAGCAGCACCATCCTGAACATCCTGTTCCGCTTCGGCGAGAAGCATCGCGTGAGATTCGCCTTCCCCAGCATGCGCAACGACTTCTCCTACCCCTCGCCCTTCCACCACTCACAGGTGCAGGGCTACAGCCCGGGTGCCTGCTTCAACATCATCTGCAACCACATGCGCTTCAACGAGGCCGAGGTGGCCAAGGTCCTGCCGGCCGACGCTGCCTACGTCACCGTCCTGCGGGAGCCGGCCGATCTCTTCGAGTCCTCCTTCCACTACTTCGGGCGCCTGATCCCCTTCACGTGGAAGATCTCCGGCGATGACAAGCTGGCGGAGTTCCTCCGGGACCCCGAGCTTTACTACGATCCAGAGGGTTTCAACTCGTTCTACCTCAAGAACTTGCTTTTCTTTGACCTTGGGCAGGACAACAACCTGCCTCCAAACGACCCGCGAGTAGAGGCGGCCATCCGGGCGATCGCCCGCCGCTTTCAGCTGGTCATGCTCGTGGAGCACTTCGAGGAGTCGCTCATCCTGCTCAAGGACGCCCTCTGCTGGGACATGGAGGACCTGCTTTTCTTTAAGCTAAACGCTCGGAAAGGCTCCACCGTGTCCAAACTGACCCCTGAGCTCAGGGCCAAGGCCTTAGACTGGAACGCCATCGACTGGAAGCTCTACCAGCACTTCAACACCTCCTTTTGGAGGAAAGTGGAGGTGTACGGGTGGGAGCGCATGGAGCGGGACGTGGCGGAGCTGCGACGCAGGAATGTGGAAATGGCTGCCATTTGCATCGAGGGCGGCCACGCCGTGGACGCCGGGAGCATCCATGAGACTGCCATGCAGCCGTGGCAACCCATAGGCGAGAAGTCAATTTTGGGATACAATCTGAAAAAGAATGTAGACAAAGCACACAGAAAACTGTGTAGAAAGATGCTCACCCCAGAGCTTCAGTATCTAACAGACTTAGGGGTCAACTTGTGGATCACTAAACTATGGGGTCACATTAGAGACATTCTTCACTGGTAG
- the gal3st1a gene encoding galactosylceramide sulfotransferase isoform X2, which translates to MVGKQWRSVCKGLVLGTVLASCMILFYCLSAPEVQISFPEVPVPYSCARRPSPDRASRAGRGWAGCVPKVDVMFMKTHKTASSTILNILFRFGEKHRVRFAFPSMRNDFSYPSPFHHSQVQGYSPGACFNIICNHMRFNEAEVAKVLPADAAYVTVLREPADLFESSFHYFGRLIPFTWKISGDDKLAEFLRDPELYYDPEGFNSFYLKNLLFFDLGQDNNLPPNDPRVEAAIRAIARRFQLVMLVEHFEESLILLKDALCWDMEDLLFFKLNARKGSTVSKLTPELRAKALDWNAIDWKLYQHFNTSFWRKVEVYGWERMERDVAELRRRNVEMAAICIEGGHAVDAGSIHETAMQPWQPIGEKSILGYNLKKNVDKAHRKLCRKMLTPELQYLTDLGVNLWITKLWGHIRDILHW; encoded by the exons ATGGTGGGGAAGCAGTGGCGGTCTGTGTGTAAGGGCCTGGTCCTGGGGACAGTGCTAGCTAGCTGCATGATCCTGTTCTACTGCCTGTCTGCTCCGGAGGTGCAGATCAGCTTCCCTGA agttCCCGTGCCTTACTCTTGTGCCCGCCGGCCGTCTCCTGACCGTGCCTCCAGGGCGGGGCGGGGTTGGGCTGGCTGCGTGCCAAAGGTGGACGTCATGTTCATGAAGACGCACAAGACGGCCAGCAGCACCATCCTGAACATCCTGTTCCGCTTCGGCGAGAAGCATCGCGTGAGATTCGCCTTCCCCAGCATGCGCAACGACTTCTCCTACCCCTCGCCCTTCCACCACTCACAGGTGCAGGGCTACAGCCCGGGTGCCTGCTTCAACATCATCTGCAACCACATGCGCTTCAACGAGGCCGAGGTGGCCAAGGTCCTGCCGGCCGACGCTGCCTACGTCACCGTCCTGCGGGAGCCGGCCGATCTCTTCGAGTCCTCCTTCCACTACTTCGGGCGCCTGATCCCCTTCACGTGGAAGATCTCCGGCGATGACAAGCTGGCGGAGTTCCTCCGGGACCCCGAGCTTTACTACGATCCAGAGGGTTTCAACTCGTTCTACCTCAAGAACTTGCTTTTCTTTGACCTTGGGCAGGACAACAACCTGCCTCCAAACGACCCGCGAGTAGAGGCGGCCATCCGGGCGATCGCCCGCCGCTTTCAGCTGGTCATGCTCGTGGAGCACTTCGAGGAGTCGCTCATCCTGCTCAAGGACGCCCTCTGCTGGGACATGGAGGACCTGCTTTTCTTTAAGCTAAACGCTCGGAAAGGCTCCACCGTGTCCAAACTGACCCCTGAGCTCAGGGCCAAGGCCTTAGACTGGAACGCCATCGACTGGAAGCTCTACCAGCACTTCAACACCTCCTTTTGGAGGAAAGTGGAGGTGTACGGGTGGGAGCGCATGGAGCGGGACGTGGCGGAGCTGCGACGCAGGAATGTGGAAATGGCTGCCATTTGCATCGAGGGCGGCCACGCCGTGGACGCCGGGAGCATCCATGAGACTGCCATGCAGCCGTGGCAACCCATAGGCGAGAAGTCAATTTTGGGATACAATCTGAAAAAGAATGTAGACAAAGCACACAGAAAACTGTGTAGAAAGATGCTCACCCCAGAGCTTCAGTATCTAACAGACTTAGGGGTCAACTTGTGGATCACTAAACTATGGGGTCACATTAGAGACATTCTTCACTGGTAG